GCGCGCGCATGACCCGGACGCTGGATCTGGTCCGCGGCTTCCGCGCCAAGGACGCCGACACGCCGGTGATCCTGATGGGCTATTACAACCCCATCTACGCCTATGGCGTGGACCGTTTCCTGGCCGACGCCCGGGAAGCCGGTGTCGATGGCCTGATCGTCGTCGATCTGCCGCCGGAAGAGGATGGCGAGCTGTGCCTGCCGGCGCTGGACGCCGGGGTGTCGTTCGTGCGGCTGGCCACCCCCACCACCGACGACGCGCGGCTGCCGGCGGTGCTCGCCAACACCTCGGGCTTCGTCTATTACGTGTCCATCGCCGGGATCACCGGCACGGCGTCCGCCGACAATTCCCGCGTGGCCGAGGCGGTGGCGCGGCTGAAGCGGCACACCGACCTGCCGGTCGCCGTCGGCTTCGGCATCAAGACCCCGGCCCAGGCGGCGGAGGTGGCCCGCGTGGCCGATGCCGCCGTGGTGGGATCGGCCATCGTCAGCCGCATCACCGACAACCTGAACGCCGACGGTACGCCCCGCCCCGGACTGACGGGCGACGTGCTGGGTTTCGTGCGCGAACTGGCCGCCGGCGTGCGGGGCGCGCGCGGGTGACCCATGCGCTGCTGACCACCCCCCGCCTGGCGCTGCGGCTTGTGGAACCGGACGACGCCGGACCCCTGTCCGCCCTGCTGGCGGGGGATTCGGACGGCATCGCCATGACCGCCCGAATCCCCGACCCGGCGACGGAGGAGGGGACGCGGGACTGGATCGTCCGGGTGCGCGGCGAGGGCAGCCACGCCTGCACCATCCTCCACCGGGACAGCGGGCAGCCGCTGGGGGTGGCGGGATGGATGGGGTGCGACTCGCCGGCTGACAGGATGCCGGAAATCGGCTATTGGATCGGCCGTGCCCACCGCCGCCGGGGCTTCGGCAGCGAAGTGGTGGCGGGCCTGCTGGCGCATCTGGCGCAAAACGGCGCCCGCGGTGCGGTGGCGGAAGTTTTTCCGGAGAACGCGGCCTCTCTGGCGCTGCTGCGGCACCTGGGATTCCGCGCTTCCGGCCTTGTGGAACGCGATCTTCCGCTGCGCGGGGGCTTGCGCCGCCTGCAGCGGCTTGTCATTGATGGGCCGCCGTTTGCGGTGACGTGACCCGGCGCCTTCCTTTCTTTCGGTCTTCAGCCCTTTGGACCTGCGATGAACTGGCTCACCAACTACGTCCGCCCCAAGATCCGTGCGCTGGTCGCCCGCAAGGAGGTTCCCGACAACCTCTGGCACAAGTGCCCCAATTGCGAGGCGATGCTGTTCCACCGCGACCTTGAGGATAACCTCTCGGTGTGCCAGCACTGCGGCTTCCACATGCGGCTCGACCCGGTGAAGCGGCTGGGCATGCTGTACGACGATGGCGAATACCATCCGATCGACGTGCCCAAGCCCCTGGCCGACCCGCTGAAGTTCCGCGACCAGAAGCGCTACACCGACCGCATGAAGGAAGCCCAGGGCAAGACCGGGCGCCAGGACGCCATCGTGGTGGCGCACGGGTCCATGGGCGGGCTGCCGGTGGTGTCGGCGGCCTTCGACTTCGGCTTCATGGGCGGGTCCATGGGCATGGGTGTGGGCAACGGGCTGGTGGCCGCGGCGGAACAGGCGGTGGCCCGCCGGGCGCCGCTGGTGGTCATCCCCGCGTCGGGCGGGGCGCGCATGCAGGAAGGCATCCTGTCGCTGATGCAGATGCCCCGCAGCACCGTCGCCGTGGACATGGTGAAGGAAGCCGGCCTGCCCTACATCGTCGTGCTGACCGACCCGACCACCGGCGGCGTCACCGCGTCGTTCGCCATGCTGGGCGACATCCACATCGCCGAACGGGGCGCGCAGATCGGCTTCGCCGGTGCCCGCGTAATCGAAAGCACCATCCGCGAAACCCTGCCCGAGGGGTTCCAGCGCTCGGAATACCTGCTGGATCACGGCATGGTGGACATGGTGGTCCACCGCAAGGATCTGCGCGACACGCTGATCCGCGTCATCAGCCTGCTGATGCAGCCCATCACCATCGAGGCGGCCCCGGTCCAGGACGTCCCCACCATCGCCGTGGAGGAGGCGGACGCCGAAACCCCGGACGCCCCCGTGGTCGCGGAAAAGGCCTGATCCATCCCCCATGAGGCCCGCCCCATGAC
This DNA window, taken from Azospirillum fermentarium, encodes the following:
- the trpA gene encoding tryptophan synthase subunit alpha encodes the protein MSAVSTEGRIARRFAALKAQGRAGLVTFITAGDPDHETSAALLAGLADSGADLIELGMPFTDPMADGPAIQVSSLRALANGARMTRTLDLVRGFRAKDADTPVILMGYYNPIYAYGVDRFLADAREAGVDGLIVVDLPPEEDGELCLPALDAGVSFVRLATPTTDDARLPAVLANTSGFVYYVSIAGITGTASADNSRVAEAVARLKRHTDLPVAVGFGIKTPAQAAEVARVADAAVVGSAIVSRITDNLNADGTPRPGLTGDVLGFVRELAAGVRGARG
- a CDS encoding GNAT family N-acetyltransferase; translated protein: MTHALLTTPRLALRLVEPDDAGPLSALLAGDSDGIAMTARIPDPATEEGTRDWIVRVRGEGSHACTILHRDSGQPLGVAGWMGCDSPADRMPEIGYWIGRAHRRRGFGSEVVAGLLAHLAQNGARGAVAEVFPENAASLALLRHLGFRASGLVERDLPLRGGLRRLQRLVIDGPPFAVT
- the accD gene encoding acetyl-CoA carboxylase, carboxyltransferase subunit beta; translation: MNWLTNYVRPKIRALVARKEVPDNLWHKCPNCEAMLFHRDLEDNLSVCQHCGFHMRLDPVKRLGMLYDDGEYHPIDVPKPLADPLKFRDQKRYTDRMKEAQGKTGRQDAIVVAHGSMGGLPVVSAAFDFGFMGGSMGMGVGNGLVAAAEQAVARRAPLVVIPASGGARMQEGILSLMQMPRSTVAVDMVKEAGLPYIVVLTDPTTGGVTASFAMLGDIHIAERGAQIGFAGARVIESTIRETLPEGFQRSEYLLDHGMVDMVVHRKDLRDTLIRVISLLMQPITIEAAPVQDVPTIAVEEADAETPDAPVVAEKA